The Panacibacter microcysteis DNA window AATATCTTCTGTAGTAAGCGCCTTTACAAAGCCTGTATCTTCGCTTATGAGGTCTTCTGCAAGCGACTTTTTTCTTTGTTGCAATGCGAGAATTTTTTCTTCCACTGTATCTCTGCAGATCATTTTGTAAGCAAAAACTTTTTGCGTTTGTCCTATACGGTGTGTGCGGTCTATTGCCTGTTGCTCCGCCGCAGGGTTCCACCAGGGATCTACAAGGTACACATAGTCGGCGGCAGTGAGTGTTAAACCAACACCGCCGGCCTTCAAACTTATCAAAAATACTTTTGCTTCATTGGTGGTTTGAAAATCCTGTACCAGTTGTTGTCTTTGTTCCGCTTTTGTACCGCCGTCGAGATAGTAATAAGAAACCTCGTGCTCTTTCAGTTTATTGGCAATAAGCTGCAGCATTCCCGTAAACTGTGAAAAAACCAGCACTTTGTGATCGCCTGTATTTTCCTGCAGTTCACTAACCAGTTCACTGAGTTTTACAGAGTCCGTAATTTCATTATAACCGCTGATCAGCTGGGGTGCGTTGCAGGCCTGCCGCAGTTTCGTAAGACCCTCCAAAATATACACTGCACTGCTGCCTACACCCTGTTCTTCGATGCGTTTGAGCAGGCTTTGCCGGTAATAGTCTTTGATAGCATCGTATGCTTTACGCTGCTCCTCTCCCATTTCGCACCACAAAGTAATTTCTGTTTTAGCCGGCAGATCTTTGGCAACCTGTTCTTTGGTTCGACGCAATAAGAATGGATAGATCAGTTTCTTTAGTTGCGCAGACTTTTCCTTATCGCCGTGTTTATCTATAGGCTGGGAAAACTCTGTTTTGAAAAATTCCCTGTTGCCCAGTAAGCCCGGGTTGATAAAATTCATTTGTGTATAAAGATCGAAGGTGTTGTTTTGTATGGGCGTACCACTTAATACGATTTTATTTCTTGACTGCAGCCTGTTTACAGCTTTGGATAACTGAGCGGCGGGATTTTTTATCACGTGGCTTTCATCGCAAACAATATAACCGAAACGAAAATGTTCGAGCAGGTCAATGTCATTTCTTACACGGCCATAGGTTGTAAGCACAACATTGTATTTTTTAAAGAGTTCATTATCCGGTGTCTTGTCTGCCTTATAATGAATGTAATAGCTAAGGCCGGGTGCAAACTTCTTCAACTCATTTTCCCAGTTATATAACAACGATGTAGGGCAAATAACAAGGTGCGTTTCTGTTTTATACCTGTCTGTTACATACTGTAAAAAGGTAATGGTCTGCAAAGTTTTACCAAGGCCCATATCATCTGCCAGGCAGCCACCCCATTGCATTTCATCGAGCAGGCAAAGCCATTCGAAACCGGCACGCTGGTAATCCCGCAAAGCAGCATTGATGGTTGAAGGCACTTTAAAAAGATGTTCTTTTTGTTGTTGCAGTGCCTGCCATTTTTCTTTGTAGTCTGCTGTTATTACCTGTGCAATAATGGCATCTCCATCTTCGACTTTATCTAACAATGTGTAATGCAACTTTGAAAGCCTGAGAGCATCTTTTTGCAGGTGGGCCATTTTAAAAACAGCGGCATATTGTTGTACCCATTCTTCCGGTATGGCGCCGATTGTTCCGTCTTTTAATAATAAAACTGATTGCTTGTTGATGATTGCCTTTTGCAGTTCTGCCAATGGCACCTGCTGGTCTCCAAAGCTAATTTCTACACGAAGATCGAACCAGTCGATGCCCTTTCCATCTAAATGTATTTTAAGTATGGGTATATGCTGGTTGTAGCGAAAATGCTGCAGGTGCTCCATACCATATACCGGTATGTTCTTATCTACAAGCTTACGGTAAAATTTGATGAACCACTGACTTTTTTCAGCTTCAGCAAAAGAGAGGTAATAATAACCGTTTTTTTGTGAGTTAAATTTGGGATGCAGGGCGCCGAGCCAGGTTTTGATCTCTTTTTCTGCCGGTACGTCTCTGTTGATTTTATAACGCACACCATCTTCAGCTAATTCTGAGTGCGTGTTATTATCATCATCCACCTCAAAATTTCCGTAAAGAAATTTTGTAGTAATCATGAGAAAATTGCTGTTGAGTTCGCTCAGGTGAATTCTTGCATACACACTTTCCGTTACCTCTTCATGGCTCATCAATACATCCATATTGACCGGGTATTTTTCTGCCAGGGGCTTTACGATCTCTGCAATAAATTTTGCCTCATCTTTGGTTGCATTGAGGTAGCCGTCCGGGAAGGCATCGAGTGTTGCGGTATCCTGCAGGTCGAGCAGAAACAGTTCATTTCTGCTCCTGAGCAAAAAATGGTAACGTTTGAACTCTGCGTATGGAATGATCTCATTGTTTAGTTTGATCATTGGTACCAGGCGGAGCAAACCATTGTAGATGCGCAGCAGGTCAAACAGCACAACAGGTTTGTAGTTACTGAATGATGCAGGCTTTGTTACGGTTGTGGTGAGCAGCATTTCATCTACCACCTGGTAATACCATTTCAAAATAACATTAAACGGCTTTAGCAGTTGTAGTTGTTCATATATATGCAGCTCCATTTTTTTATTGATGAAATCATTTTGCGGTTCAGCGGTTGATGGTTGTGCGTTGTATTCCGCTGTAAGCGTTTCACGCATTGCTGCCAGCTTATCTTTCGTGAGCCGCAAAATTGTTCTGCTTGCTTCAGGAGGAAGGCTCCTGAAATCTTTTAGCACCAGTTCACTGTTTAGCGGCAACATTTTGTAGGAACGGCTGCCATTGATCTCCATTACCATTAAGGCATTGAATGAAAACGGGTGCTCGGCTTTTGGTGTAAGATCGATGAGTAGTGCCGGTATATTTTTTCCTTTATTCCTGCCTGCTTTTTCTGCGGGCATAATGATTGTTCTTGCAGATGCTTTCTTATTCGGTTCGCTCATTTTCCTGCTGTTAAAAACGGCAATATTAGGCATAATAAGGGGAACGGGCAATGTTGAAGCGCCAATAACCTCTCATGAAACGGGAATAGATGGAGTGCATATTAAAAGATAGCGGGCATTGCGTGTGTGCCTGTATATATGCAGTTAGGGAGTTAGCCAATGCCGAATAATGGATAAAGCGTACAAGTGAGTGACACAACCGCAGTTCAATAGTAGCAATACAGCCGGCTACATTATTTAAAATTTACCCGGCAATGTTTTTTCAATAAGCTGTTTATAACTGTCTACATCTTTTATTTCTTTCATGAGTGCAAGGTTGCTTTCGCTGATGATGCTGTAGGTATATTTATCTGCAGTAAGCCATGGAATGATGCGGCTGCCGGTTACCGGTTTTACCTTATCTACATACTCTACAGCTATAGCTGCATCTGTAAACGGACCAATGAGAACGAGGTTATAACGATCGTCTATCGGCGACGTGGTAATGGCAAGTTTCTGGTTATAAAAATTTACTTTGTTGTACTTGTCGAAAGCATTTTTTGCTTCATTGATAAAAACGGGTGCAACCTTGTCTAACAACACTACCACGTATTGCGGGTCTTTGGCATTGAACTCATATTTCTTTATTACAGGAGCCACAACTTTTGTGGTAGTATCGATATTGGGTTTTGCAACCTGGGTTATTGGTTTGGATACAACGGAATCTGTTTTTGTACTTACTTCTTTTTGCTTTACGGTAGTGGAAGGTGAAAGGTCTATTACAGGGGCTTCATCTTCTTCATAGCGCTTTATATCGAGGTTGGTAAGGTATGTTTCAATTTCTTTTCTGCGGCTGAGTACATCAATCATGGTGGCGGCTTTTTCTGCCAGCGGTGTTTGTGCGTAAAGGTTTTGCAGATTGCTGAGCCTGTCTATAGCCACGCTATCCTGTTTTTTGGAAACGTAATAGACAGACTCTATGTACAATAATTGCGGCGTCCAGTAGCTGTTGCCATACAAACTGTCGGCTACCACCTTTGCCGCTTCGGCTTTTTCAAAATCGCCTGATAAGAACATGTCGTAAATTTCTTTGTACTGTTTTGTTGCAGGCTCTTCTTCCTTTGCAGGTTTTGCGGCGCCGATATTGTTCAGCTTTGCTGTAAAATCTCCTTCAGGAAAATTTTTGATGAGTGTATTTTTTATAGCAGCAGCGGCGGCTTTGTCGCCGGTTTTGTTGTAACAATAAAACAAACCGAATAAGGCCTGTTCTTTGTCTTTTGTGCCGGGGGATGAATCCAGCAGGTTGAGGTATGTTTTGATTGCCGCAGGGTAATCTTCAAGCTTATCCTGGAATGTAAGGGCGTTCTGGAATAATGCCTCTGCTTCCTTTGCTTTTGATGCCGCCAGTTTTTCTTCGGTAAGTGGTAACAACGCTGATAAGCTTTCAAAAGTAATTTCGCCCAATGAGTCTGTAAGTGATGTTGTACCGCCTGCAGCAAGGTTACTGCTGTCAGCATCATCGGCACTTTCTTCATCACCTTCCCCGTCTTCCGGCTTGTTTAGTCTGATACCTGCAAGGCGGCGCCAGTTATCTGTATTGGGTCTTGTGCCCCAGGTGGCCTTAAACTGGTTTGCGCCCTGGCTTTTTAGTTGAAGGTTATTAAAATACCAGTCTTTACTGTCTTTATTAGCGGCACCAAACAAATCTGCTGCAACAGTTTGCTGTACCGCAGGGTTGGTACTCAGTTCCGGTTCTTCAGATAAGCCCTGCTGCTTTCTGAGTGTTCTTACAGTTTTCCTGATGAGGGCATCACGCTTGTCTTTGGGCATTGCGGCTACCTGCTGCAAACTGTCTTCGTGATTGATATCGCGTATATTGGCGGCTATTACAGATAATGCAGCTTTCCTTTCATCAATGCGGTTCAACTCGTTATCATCTGCGATAACAGCAGTTTCCACACTATCGTAATAGTTTTTTGCATCAACATACCTGCCAAGATTATAACTCAGGTCAGCCATTAAAAGAAATGACTTACTTTTTTGTTCGGGGTTTTCAGGTGTATTGAATTTTATACTCCGTTTAAGCATTTCCACGGCTGCAGAATCTTTACGCAGGTCTATCTCCACCTGTGCAAGAGCATAATAGATAATATCGCGATAGCCGTAGTACTTATCGCGTCTCGCCATTTTCTGCAGGTTCTCCAGTTTTTCTTTTAATACGGCCTCATCTTTACTGCCCGATGCTCTTATACTGTTCAGGTTGGCATAGACCTCCATGATGGGATCGGTTGTGTGTGCGGCACTCCTGCCATACCAGTCAATGGCTTTTGTTGTACTATCAATGCGCTCGTACAGTTGCGCAATTAAAAACTCCATCCGGGCTTTTTCAAAACCGGCTGCAGCAGTCCCGAGTGCTTTTATAAGGTTGGCGGCAGTACTGTCTGATAAGCCCTGCCGGTAATTCCAATAAGCAACCAGTTCATGCAATTCAGGTTTTAATCTTTCCGGGAAAAGTGCATCCTGTTGCAAAATCTCCAGCAGGCTTCCGGCCTCGCCGTAATTTTCGGTTTCAATATAATTCCTGGCCAGCCACAGCAATGTTTCGTTACGGCTGCCCGGCGTTGAAAATGCTTTTTTTAAAATAGAATTATTTTCTTTGTTGGCAACGCTGAATACCCCGTTATTGGTAAGGTTGCTGCCTACGGGAATATCGTAATTACCTTCTTCTTTTGGAGCCCATGCATAATTGATAAAGCGAAACACCTGGCTGGCAGAATCGAAGTTTTTACGGTAGAAATAGGCTTTCCCGAGCGTAAGATAAAGGTTGTCTATCCAGTCATTCCGCAGGTCGTGCAGCAGTATGCCGGCATTGCATTTATAAATCACAGAATCAAGTTCACCACTGGCTGCTGTTACATCAAGGCTGTAATTGTAAAAAGGCAGCAATTTGGTGTAATCGTCCCTGAAAGATTGTTTTGCGCCGGCAACAATTTCATTCAGTTTATTAGCGGCATTAAAATAATAATTGTAATGCGTTATGGTGTTTTGATAAAGCCTTTTGGGATATTTAAATTTCTTCTCGCCTGTTTTTTCAGAAGTAAGCTTTCTGTTCTCGTATTGTTTTGGCTTGTCCAGTTCAACAGTTGTTCCGGGTTGGGCAAAAACGGTTAGCGAAAAAATAGCAGGAATTACGGTTAAAAATATATTCAACAACGATTTACGCATGCAGTGAAATTCATTTTGTAATAACTTAAAAACAGCTTGAAATATTTTTTAAAAGTACAGTTATTTTTCTTTTATCAAAACCGGGCAAATGAAGTAAGCATTATATTTTGGTACCGGGCTTTTGTGGTACTATATAGCTTCCGTTGCGTCGCACACTTGTGCAGCAGAATATATGTGAGCTTTGGAAATGCGGTCTCATTCCGGTTTAACTGCCAGGTTTACCCGCTTAATCATTAAACCCGTTAAACTACCGGTAGCTTACAAGGTTAAGCCTGATGCCATAGCTGTCATTGTCAAAGGCTGCAGGTGGTGGAGTTACCTGCCAGGTCCAATGCAGGAATTCTTTGTAAATAAGGCCCACGCCACTCGCATATACTTCAATTGCATAATTGCGCTGCTGGTAATTATTAGGGTCAAAATCACCCGGTGGCGAGGTCTCGTCTTCCTGTATAACTGTAACTGTATTGGGGAAAGTACCGCTGAGTGTAGTGTAAGCTGCACCTGTATTTTGGTACAGGTAAGACCAGCCATCCATAAACTGGTATGGAGAGTTCGCGCTGCGCGTATCTATATAACTATTGCCCGGCCAGCTTATATCATTTCTCAGTGGCTGTACCAGTTTTATGAAACGGAGGTTATTTTCATCCATTACCTCTATATTGTTACCTGCAGGTGTTATATAATAAGAACCAATATTTTCCCAGCCGCTTGTTTCCAACGTATCAGACAGGGAGCGGTATACACGGTAAGACAAACGGTTTAAGTTATCCCTGATGGTATCAGCAATACTATCCCGCAGGTGGTAGCTTTTAGGTTCAAGCTGGCTGGCACCTGAAACCGGTATCAAAAAAGAATCAAGCCGGTATATAAAAACCTTTCCTGCTTGCAGCGGATAATAGTCAGTAAGTACCGGCAGGTTGGGTGTTTCCGTTTCCCTGGCACAGGATGTTAACAAAATGGTAGTGATAAAAACAACAAACATCACCCACGATATTCGTTTCATACGCCGCAAGATAATGTTTATAAACATACGCCCTATAACGCAGGAAGGCAATCAAAATGTATACACTTCCAGGCAATAAAAAAGTTCTCACCGATACGTAATACAGTTATCATCGATGAGAACTTTGAAGCATTACCGATTGTGGCTAGTAGCCAGAGCTACCTGTACCACTACCACTACTGCCACCATAACCATTTCCGCCACAGGTGTGTTGTGTTGTACCCTGGTTAGTGGTGCCTCCGGTGTTTGTACCCGTCTTTGCAGACGCTGCACTTTTATCGGTTTGCTTAGGTGGAACAACGGCCTTTTTGGAACATCCTGTCAGCACAGAAATGGACATTACTGAAAGGGCCAGCAGGAACAAAATATTCTTTCTCATAAGAAATATTTATGTGTAATAAATTTAACGAAACTTTTACCCGGGTGCGAATCTTGTGGAATTAAAAAGAGCGGAACCAGTAAAAAGAAACTACAAACGGGCAATTGTAATAGTTAAAAAAATTTACATTTCCTGTCCGGATTCCTTTTTATTGAACGTCGTAGTTGCGATAATCTAATTTAACCACGTAAAACAAACACATCATGAAAGACTTCATGTTTATTTTCCGCAATGGAATTGAAAGCCGCAGAAACGCTGCACCCGAAGAAATGCAAAACAATATGCAACTATGGTTTGCATGGGTAGAAAAACTCAAAAGCCAGGGCGTATATGCCGGCGGCGAAGCACTAATGCCCGGCGGAAAAACAATAACCGGCGAAAAACAGGTTATCACAGACGGCCCCTTTGCCGAAAGCAAGGAACTGGTTGGCGGCTATTTTATTGTAAAAGCCGAAGACCTGGATA harbors:
- a CDS encoding DEAD/DEAH box helicase encodes the protein MSEPNKKASARTIIMPAEKAGRNKGKNIPALLIDLTPKAEHPFSFNALMVMEINGSRSYKMLPLNSELVLKDFRSLPPEASRTILRLTKDKLAAMRETLTAEYNAQPSTAEPQNDFINKKMELHIYEQLQLLKPFNVILKWYYQVVDEMLLTTTVTKPASFSNYKPVVLFDLLRIYNGLLRLVPMIKLNNEIIPYAEFKRYHFLLRSRNELFLLDLQDTATLDAFPDGYLNATKDEAKFIAEIVKPLAEKYPVNMDVLMSHEEVTESVYARIHLSELNSNFLMITTKFLYGNFEVDDDNNTHSELAEDGVRYKINRDVPAEKEIKTWLGALHPKFNSQKNGYYYLSFAEAEKSQWFIKFYRKLVDKNIPVYGMEHLQHFRYNQHIPILKIHLDGKGIDWFDLRVEISFGDQQVPLAELQKAIINKQSVLLLKDGTIGAIPEEWVQQYAAVFKMAHLQKDALRLSKLHYTLLDKVEDGDAIIAQVITADYKEKWQALQQQKEHLFKVPSTINAALRDYQRAGFEWLCLLDEMQWGGCLADDMGLGKTLQTITFLQYVTDRYKTETHLVICPTSLLYNWENELKKFAPGLSYYIHYKADKTPDNELFKKYNVVLTTYGRVRNDIDLLEHFRFGYIVCDESHVIKNPAAQLSKAVNRLQSRNKIVLSGTPIQNNTFDLYTQMNFINPGLLGNREFFKTEFSQPIDKHGDKEKSAQLKKLIYPFLLRRTKEQVAKDLPAKTEITLWCEMGEEQRKAYDAIKDYYRQSLLKRIEEQGVGSSAVYILEGLTKLRQACNAPQLISGYNEITDSVKLSELVSELQENTGDHKVLVFSQFTGMLQLIANKLKEHEVSYYYLDGGTKAEQRQQLVQDFQTTNEAKVFLISLKAGGVGLTLTAADYVYLVDPWWNPAAEQQAIDRTHRIGQTQKVFAYKMICRDTVEEKILALQQRKKSLAEDLISEDTGFVKALTTEDIDYLFS
- a CDS encoding YciI family protein, coding for MKDFMFIFRNGIESRRNAAPEEMQNNMQLWFAWVEKLKSQGVYAGGEALMPGGKTITGEKQVITDGPFAESKELVGGYFIVKAEDLDSAVAYTKDYPDFSIGGSVEVREVVIFE